A window of Hevea brasiliensis isolate MT/VB/25A 57/8 chromosome 14, ASM3005281v1, whole genome shotgun sequence contains these coding sequences:
- the LOC131172736 gene encoding probable disease resistance protein RPP1: MDLKYSDDLIRIPNLSSIAPNLEFLYLEGCKSLVETPSLQNLSKLTELHLSDCCKIKDCPEIPCNIRILKLDGTGIEQLPSSIKHLSQLVILSLYQCTALESLPSSIGNLKRLEQLDLTGCSRLVTIPSSIGELKCLEKLFLPICSNLASLPESIKTTFTTG, from the coding sequence atggaCCTCAAGTACTCTGATGACCTGATCAGGATTCCGAACCTGTCTAGTATTGCCCCAAATCTCGAGTTTTTATATTTGGAAGGATGTAAGAGCTTGGTTGAAACTCCCTCTCTTCAAAATCTGAGCAAGCTTACTGAACTTCATCTAAGTGATTGCTGCAAAATCAAAGATTGTCCAGAGATTCCGTGTAATATAAGGATTCTAAAATTAGACGGAACTGGAATAGAACAACTGCCCTCATCAATTAAGCATCTGTctcaacttgtcatattgtccttGTATCAGTGTACAGCACTCGAGAGTCTTCCAAGCAGCATTGGCAATTTGAAACGTCTTGAACAACTTGATCTAACTGGATGTTCAAGACTCGTGACTATTCCAAGCAGCATAGGCGAGTTGAAATGTCTTGAAAAGTTATTTCTCCCGATTTGCTCAAATTTAGCAAGTCTCCCTGAAAGCATCAAAACAACTTTCACAACAGGATGA
- the LOC131172737 gene encoding YTH domain-containing protein ECT4-like — translation MIAAGTELEKPESVPTGLKSESIRKLAGRDVASGKDGLPCGSTSFSCFSRDATSNAKGEVDGNSGIKGETDQESVGDLGIYNAPTSSYNYYYPEYNGSFTQLDDHVYRLITSGMQSDNGSLVYYLPGYNPYASGAVVGVDGQSVGQQAYFSSPGYLPHPVFYGSEAMPCYSWDSVYFSDVSNGNTGSQNGKYGSASTFAKSSGFNSMKSNDNTAGKSSKSTNTQAIRPLNKVSALGSDFSAGLSKGYHPVGNLPPFSIQKHGPFPHNCPMNYRQNGRIWNGNDRNKSGDRFYKNSDFETSNELTSGPRGSNKFPSLETAVKEDLGITVQRDQYNKPDFETKYADAKFYVIKSYNEDDIHKSIKYDVWASTPNGNKKLDAAFHEAEQRS, via the exons ATGATTGCCGCTGGAACAGAACTTGAGAAAC CTGAATCTGTTCCTACAGGATTGAAGTCGGAGTCCATTAGGAAATTGGCTGGGCGTGATGTG GCTTCTGGAAAAGATGGATTACCATGTGGCTCAACATCATTCAGTTGCTTTTCACGGGATGCTACTTCTAATGCCAAAGGTGAAGTAGATGGTAATTCTGGTATCAAAGGGGAGACTGACCAAGAGTCTGTTGGAGACCTTGGTATTTACAATGCACCAACTAGTAGTTACAATTATTACTACCCAG AGTATAATGGATCCTTCACACAATTGGATGATCATG TGTATCGGTTGATCACATCAGGGATGCAATCAGACAATGGATCACTAGTCTATTATTTACCTGGCTATAATCCATATGCTTCTGGGGCAGTGGTTGGGGTAGATGGGCAAAGTGTTGGTCAACAAGCATATTTTTCTTCACCTGGATACCTTCCACATCCTGTTTTCTATGGATCAGAAGCCATGCCTTGCTATTCATGGGATTCAGTATATTTTAGTGATGTCTCAAATGGCAATACTGGTTCTCAAAATGGAAAATATGGATCAGCTTCTACTTTTGCCAAGTCCAGTGGTTTTAACTCTATGAAGTCTAACGACAATACTGCTGGCAAATCCTCTAAGTCTACAAATACACAAGCAATCAGACCTTTAAACAAG GTGTCTGCATTGGGTTCTGATTTCTCAGCAGGTCTCTCGAAAGGATACCATCCTGTAGGAAATTTGCCTCCTTTTTCTATCCAAAAACATGGTCCATTCCCGCATAATTGTCCTATGAACTATAGACAGAACGGAAGGATATGGAATGGAAATGATAGAAATAAATCTGGAGACAGATTCTATAAAAACAGTgattttgaaacctcaaatgaacTAACTTCTGGTCCTAGGGGCTCTAACAAATTTCCTTCTCTGGAGACTGCTGTCAAGGAAGACTTGGGAATCACTGTACAAAGAGATCAGTATAACAAACCAGATTTTGAAACTAAGTACGCAGATGCTAAGTTCTATGTTATCAAATCTTACAATGAAGATGACATTCATAAGAGCATTAAATATGATGTATGGGCAAGCACTCCAAATGGCAATAAGAAGTTAGATGCAGCATTCCATGAAGCAGAACAGAGATCTTGA
- the LOC110644454 gene encoding disease resistance protein RPV1-like gives MASTSSSTLPCEYDVFISFRGKDVRCRFLSHLSKALKDKKIKTFTDEELRKGEEISPELLKIIRESSASIVIFSKNYANSPWCLDELVEIHKCREESGQIVLPVFYQIDPTDVQDLTGNFGKALAVHKEKESPQKVESWKHALMKVSVLSGWDSQIIRDEVKLVDEIVNDVLEKFNNLSKSDDSYDHKLIGIKSRVEKVEQLLNDKKVIGIWGMGGIGKTTIAQEVFRRNRSKFDAHCFVENVRETMTKQSPNDVRDKVIRQLLGDKILHEDKLYLQDFTRRLKRQKVLIVFDDVEDRNHVKDLAGECDLYDEGSRIIITSRDSHVFKSDFSEEGIYEVEKLSDSQGLELFSLHAFNQNLPKEKYVELSKKVTNYARDNPLALKVLGSHLFRRTIKEWESELEKLESKSPQKIQDVLKTSYDGLAKNEQEIFLDIACFFKGEHKDHVERTLKAFDFYPESGIPSLIEKSLITISNNMVDMHDLLEQMGKDIVIKECKQPGGRSRLWNFEDIDHVLTTDTGIENVEGILLYSPWGNTMELSATAFEKMRYLRFAKVKHQTGLPNDFEFCPPKLKRLDWDYYPLESLPLNCCPNKLVELRIRDSKLTQLWNGGDKIQFINFTYIL, from the exons AtggcttctacttcttcttcaaCCCTACCCTGCGAATATGATGTTTTTATTAGTTTTAGAGGCAAAGATGTCCGTTGTCGTTTTCTCTCCCATCTCTCTAAAGCCTTGAAGGACAAAAAAATCAAGACCTTTACGGATGAAGAGCTTCGTAAAGGAGAAGAGATTTCACCAGAGCTCTTGAAAATAATCCGAGAATCAAGTGCCTCAATAGTCATTTTCTCCAAAAATTATGCAAATTCTCCGTGGTGCTTAGATGAGCTTGTTGAGATACATAAATGCAGAGAAGAATCAGGACAAATAGTCCTACCAGTTTTTTACCAAATAGATCCAACTGATGTTCAAGACCTGACGGGGAATTTCGGGAAGGCACTGGCTGTGCATAAAGAAAAAGAGAGTCCACAAAAGGTGGAGAGCTGGAAGCATGCTCTGATGAAAGTAAGCGTCTTATCTGGATGGGATTCACAAATTATTAG ggatgaggtcaaattAGTTGACGAAATCGTCAATGATGTGTTGGAGAAATTTAATAATTTGTCTAAAAGTGATGATTCTTATGATCACAAATTGATTGGAATTAAATCACGTGTGGAAAAAGTGGAACAGTTGTTAAACGATAAAAAAGTTATAGGAATTTGGGGGATGGGAGGTATTGGTAAAACAACTATTGCACAAGAAGTATTTCGTCGAAATAGGAGTAAATTCGATGCTCATTGCTTTGTAGAAAATGTTAGGGAAACAATGACAAAGCAATCACCAAATGATGTACGAGACAAAGTCATTCGTCAACTATTAGGGGACAAAATTTTACATGAAGACAAATTGTATTTGCAGGATTTCACTAGAAGGCTTAAACGTCAGAAGGTATTGATTGTTTTTGACGATGTAGAGGATCGAAACCATGTAAAAGATTTAGCAGGAGAGTGTGATTTGTATGATGAGGGAAGTAGAATCATCATAACTAGTAGAGATTCACacgtatttaaatctgatttttcagAGGAAGGCATATATGAGGTTGAGAAGTTAAGTGATTCTCAAGGTTTGGAACTTTTTAGCTTGCATGCCTTCAACCAAAATCTTCCCAAGGAAAAATATGTGGAGCTATCAAAGAAGGTGACAAACTATGCTAGAGACAACCCACTAGCTCTTAAAGTTTTGGGATCTCATTTATTTCGTAGGACGATAAAAGAATGGGAAAGTGAATTGGAAAAATTGGAAAGCAAATCTCCTCAGAAAATTCAAGATGTCTTGAAAACAAGTTACGATGGGCTAGCAAAGAATGAACAGGAAATATTTCTTGATATTGCATGTTTCTTCAAAGGTGAACATAAAGATCATGTCGAGAGAACATTAAAAGCATTTGATTTCTATCCAGAAAGTGGAATACCTAGTCTAATTGAGAAATCTCTTATAACTATTTCAAACAATATGGTAGATATGCATGACTTGCTAGAGCAAATGGGCAAGGATATTGTTATTAAGGAATGCAAACAGCCTGGAGGACGCAGCAGGTTGTGGAATTTTGAAGATATTGATCATGTATTGACAACAGATACG GGAATCGAAAATGTTGAAGGCATATTGCTTTATTCGCCTTGGGGAAATACTATGGAGCTTAGTGCCACGGCCTTTGAGAAGATGCGCTATCTTAGATTCGCAAAAGTCAAGCATCAAACGGGCCTTCCTAACGACTTTGAATTTTGCCCACCAAAGCTAAAACGTCTTGACTGGGATTATTATCCTCTAGAATCTTTGCCACTAAACTGTTGCCCAAATAAACTTGTAGAACTTCGTATTCGTGACAGCAAACTCACACAACTGTGGAATGGAGGAGATAAGATACAGTTTATAAATTTTACGTACATTTTATAA
- the LOC110661718 gene encoding disease resistance protein TAO1, translating to MNLSYSQDLIRIPDLSSIAPNLEFLYLNDCYRLAEIPSLQNLSNLVELRMSSSQVKQPFSGDKPLGKLKLMDLSYTSNLIGIPDLSSIAPNLEFLYLTGCWSLVEIPSLQNPLRNLKLMDLSFSHQLIRIPDLSSIAPNLEFLHLRRCTSLVEIPSLQNLSKLTELNLSKCSRLVTIPSNLGELKCLEKLSLYKCSNLESLPESIKQLSKLKEFDLARCKSLKSLPELPSCLEYLDASNCPSLESASISFHFLEHEDENEEAEKSEDENKEAKKSEFQDCKFLGFIDCVNLNKKVMEDVFRAHLSGQKVMLFMAGGEVPEGMRYKNKIGSSLSFKIDLRHLIAFSFCIVTHFKHYGYLPERFECGVDFIYESGNRQEHNKFTLFNGEDFANWDHFCKGPYCSGSSHVLLSFNGLRRRFDEECLVKASFCFITLGRVYEERIMDCGVHPIYSRNKRRSTNEEHQDDEQPHQHQDDEKGEPPLQRLEQIEDQNYILNHERRKRKRKRKRKRTKIGHQNPIISIEKKHEDDDEGEPEDKEHNDLLNPEEDENQNDILNHERTKRKRKRKRKRMTVKRHDPHITGLVNMCFGFSLPPL from the exons atgaacCTCAGCTACTCTCAAGACCTGATCAGGATTCCGGACTTGTCTAGTATTGCCCCAAATCTCGAGTTTTTATATTTGAATGACTGTTATAGGTTGGCTGAAATTCCCTCTCTTCAAAATCTAAGTAATCTTGTTGAACTTCGTATGAGTTCTAGCCAAGTCAAACAACCGTTTAGTGGAGATAAG CCTCTTGGAAAGTTGAAATTAATGGACCTCAGCTACACTAGTAACCTGATCGGGATTCCGGACTTGTCTAGTATTGCCCCAAATCTCGAGTTTTTATATTTGACTGGATGTTGGAGTTTGGTTGAAATTCCCTCTCTTCAAAAT CCTCTtcgaaatttgaaattaatggaCCTCAGCTTCTCTCATCAACTGATCAGGATTCCAGACTTGTCTAGTATTGCCCCAAATCTCGAGTTTTTACATTTGAGACGATGTACGAGTTTGGTTGAAATTCCCTCTCTTCAAAATCTGAGCAAGCTTACTGAACTTAATCTCAGTAAATGTTCAAGACTCGTGACTATTCCAAGCAACTTAGGCGAGTTGAAATGTCTTGAAAAGTTATCTCtctataaatgctcaaatttagaAAGTCTTCCAGAAAGCATCAAACAACTTTCGAAGTTGAAAGAGTTTGATTTAGCCCGTTGCAAGAGTCTTAAAAGTTTACCAGAGCTTCCATCATGCTTAGAATACTTAGATGCAAGTAATTGCCCCTCTTTGGAATCTGCATCAATTTCTTTCCATTTCTTAGAACATGAAGATGAAAATGAAGAAGCAGAAAAAAGTGAAGATGAAAATAAAGAAGCAAAAAAAAGTGAATTTCAAGATTGCAAATTTCTTGGTTTTATTGATTGCGTCAATTTGAATAAGAAAGTGATGGAGGATGTTTTTAGAGCGCATCTGTCGGGTCAGAAAGTTATGCTATTTATGGCAGGAGGTGAAGTGCCAGAAGGGATGAGATATAAGAACAAAATTGGATCCTCGCTTTCATTCAAAATTGACCTTCGTCACTTAATTGCCTTCTCTTTCTGCATTGTTACTCATTTTAAACATTATGGTTATTTACCTGAAAGATTTGAATGTGGAGTGGATTTCATATATGAGTCTGGAAATAGGCAGGAACATAATAAATTCACCTTATTTAACGGTGAGGATTTTGCCAATTGGGATCATTTTTGTAAAGGTCCGTACTGTTCGGGCTCATCACACGTGTTGCTTTCATTCAATGGATTGAGGAGGCGTTTTGATGAAGAGTGTTTGGTTAAGGCCTCGTTTTGCTTCATCACTCTTGGTCGCGTGTATGAGGAGCGAATTATGGATTGTGGGGTCCATCCTATATATAGTAGAAATAAAAGGAGAAGCACAAATGAAGAGCATCAGGATGACGAGCAACCCCATCAGCATCAGGATGACGAGAAAGGCGAACCTCCTCTTCAAAGATTGGAACAAATTGAGGACCAAAATTACATTTTGAATCATGAGAGGAGGAaaaggaagaggaagaggaagaggaaaaG GACCAAAATTGGACATCAAAATCCAATAATAAGCATTGAAAAAAAACATGAGGACGACGACGAAGGCGAACCTGAGGATAAGGAACACAATGACTTACTGAATCCGGAGGAGGATGAGAACCAAAATGATATTTTGAATCACGAGAGAACGAaaaggaagaggaagaggaagaggaaaaG